The following coding sequences lie in one Sorghum bicolor cultivar BTx623 chromosome 6, Sorghum_bicolor_NCBIv3, whole genome shotgun sequence genomic window:
- the LOC8055971 gene encoding vesicle-associated protein 1-3 isoform X2 produces the protein MGSTLLRVYPSELKIPYEVKKQRSCCMELTNRTGQYVAFKVKTTNPRKYSVRHACGILLPRSSCNLTVTMQAPMEMLSDHHCKDKFLVQSVVVRDGATMKDFLPELFVKAPGRVIEEFKLRVVYVAANPPSPVPEEEEEEDSSPRSEAPTYIRASGEELSCAEVTSVKSRMAEEKECAIAVEEKLNLQYKMELLEETRSSQQQEGFSLMFVVFVFMSSVFIGHLMNDIKV, from the exons ATGGGCAGTACGCTGCTTCGGGTCTATCCTTCTGAGCTCAAGATTCCCT ATGAGGTCAAGAAGCAGCGGTCTTGCTGCATGGAGCTGACGAACAGGACCGGCCAGTACGTGGCCTTCAAG GTGAAAACAACGAACCCAAGGAAATACTCTGTGAGGCACGCCTGCGGTATACTTCTTCCCCGGAGCTCGTGCAATCTCACAG TTACTATGCAGGCTCCAATGGAAATGCTATCTGATCACCACTGCAAGGACAAGTTCCTTGTGCAAAGTGTCGTGGTGCGGGATGGGGCGACGATGAAAGACTTCCTTCCCGAACTG TTCGTTAAAGCACCAGGTAGGGTAATTGAGGAGTTCAAGCTGCGCGTGGTGTACGTTGCTGCTAATCCTCCATCACCGGTTCcagaggaagaagaggaagaggattCATCCCCTCGGTCAGAG GCACCTACTTATATACGGGCATCTGGAGAAGAACTTTCATGTGCTGAG GTTACCTCTGTAAAATCAAGGATGGCTGAAGAGAAGGAATGTGCAATTGCGGTAGAAGAAAAACTGAACCTTCAATACAAAATG GAACTGCTCGAAGAAACCAGATCATCTCAACAACAAGAAGGATTCTCACTGATGTTTGTAGTGTTCGTCTTCATGTCATCTGTGTTCATTGGACACTTAATGAATGACATCAAGGTTTAG
- the LOC8055971 gene encoding vesicle-associated protein 1-3 isoform X1, translated as MGSTLLRVYPSELKIPYEVKKQRSCCMELTNRTGQYVAFKVKTTNPRKYSVRHACGILLPRSSCNLTVTMQAPMEMLSDHHCKDKFLVQSVVVRDGATMKDFLPELFVKAPGRVIEEFKLRVVYVAANPPSPVPEEEEEEDSSPRSEVIVCEEKRSHVFNAAPTYIRASGEELSCAEVTSVKSRMAEEKECAIAVEEKLNLQYKMELLEETRSSQQQEGFSLMFVVFVFMSSVFIGHLMNDIKV; from the exons ATGGGCAGTACGCTGCTTCGGGTCTATCCTTCTGAGCTCAAGATTCCCT ATGAGGTCAAGAAGCAGCGGTCTTGCTGCATGGAGCTGACGAACAGGACCGGCCAGTACGTGGCCTTCAAG GTGAAAACAACGAACCCAAGGAAATACTCTGTGAGGCACGCCTGCGGTATACTTCTTCCCCGGAGCTCGTGCAATCTCACAG TTACTATGCAGGCTCCAATGGAAATGCTATCTGATCACCACTGCAAGGACAAGTTCCTTGTGCAAAGTGTCGTGGTGCGGGATGGGGCGACGATGAAAGACTTCCTTCCCGAACTG TTCGTTAAAGCACCAGGTAGGGTAATTGAGGAGTTCAAGCTGCGCGTGGTGTACGTTGCTGCTAATCCTCCATCACCGGTTCcagaggaagaagaggaagaggattCATCCCCTCGGTCAGAGGTGATAGTCTGTGAAGAGAAAAGATCACATGTATTTAATGCT GCACCTACTTATATACGGGCATCTGGAGAAGAACTTTCATGTGCTGAG GTTACCTCTGTAAAATCAAGGATGGCTGAAGAGAAGGAATGTGCAATTGCGGTAGAAGAAAAACTGAACCTTCAATACAAAATG GAACTGCTCGAAGAAACCAGATCATCTCAACAACAAGAAGGATTCTCACTGATGTTTGTAGTGTTCGTCTTCATGTCATCTGTGTTCATTGGACACTTAATGAATGACATCAAGGTTTAG
- the LOC8055971 gene encoding vesicle-associated protein 1-3 isoform X3 has translation MSQYVGENNEPKEILCEARLRVGIGAVTMQAPMEMLSDHHCKDKFLVQSVVVRDGATMKDFLPELFVKAPGRVIEEFKLRVVYVAANPPSPVPEEEEEEDSSPRSEVIVCEEKRSHVFNAAPTYIRASGEELSCAEVTSVKSRMAEEKECAIAVEEKLNLQYKMELLEETRSSQQQEGFSLMFVVFVFMSSVFIGHLMNDIKV, from the exons ATGTCCCAATACGTAGGTGAAAACAACGAACCCAAGGAAATACTCTGTGAGGCACGCCTGCG GGTTGGCATTGGCGCAGTTACTATGCAGGCTCCAATGGAAATGCTATCTGATCACCACTGCAAGGACAAGTTCCTTGTGCAAAGTGTCGTGGTGCGGGATGGGGCGACGATGAAAGACTTCCTTCCCGAACTG TTCGTTAAAGCACCAGGTAGGGTAATTGAGGAGTTCAAGCTGCGCGTGGTGTACGTTGCTGCTAATCCTCCATCACCGGTTCcagaggaagaagaggaagaggattCATCCCCTCGGTCAGAGGTGATAGTCTGTGAAGAGAAAAGATCACATGTATTTAATGCT GCACCTACTTATATACGGGCATCTGGAGAAGAACTTTCATGTGCTGAG GTTACCTCTGTAAAATCAAGGATGGCTGAAGAGAAGGAATGTGCAATTGCGGTAGAAGAAAAACTGAACCTTCAATACAAAATG GAACTGCTCGAAGAAACCAGATCATCTCAACAACAAGAAGGATTCTCACTGATGTTTGTAGTGTTCGTCTTCATGTCATCTGTGTTCATTGGACACTTAATGAATGACATCAAGGTTTAG
- the LOC8055972 gene encoding 14 kDa proline-rich protein DC2.15 — protein MAGKQASVALFLAVNMVVFAMASACGGHCPTPATPSTPTPTPASFGKCPRDALKLGVCANLLGLIKAKVGVPPTEPCCPLLKGLVNLEAAVCLCTAIKGSILGINLNLPVDLSLILNHCGKTVPTGFKCL, from the coding sequence ATGGCAGGCAAGCAGGCCTCGGTCGCGCTGTTCCTGGCCGTGAACATGGTGGTGTTCGCCATGGCCAGCGCCTGCGGTGGCCACTGCCCCACGCCGGCGACACCGTCGACGCCGACCCCGACGCCCGCCTCGTTCGGCAAGTGCCCCCGCGACGCGCTCAAGCTGGGCGTGTGCGCCAACCTGCTGGGCCTGATAAAGGCCAAGGTGGGCGTGCCGCCCACGGAGCCATGCTGCCCGCTGCTGAAGGGGCTCGTCAACCTCGAGGCCGCCGTGTGCCTGTGCACTGCTATCAAGGGTAGCATTCTCGGCATCAACCTCAACCTGCCCGTCGACCTTAGCCTCATCCTCAACCACTGCGGCAAGACCGTGCCCACCGGATTCAAGTGCCTCTAA
- the LOC8083379 gene encoding 14 kDa proline-rich protein DC2.15, with protein sequence MAGKATIVLFLAVNLAVFAMASACGGNCPTPSTPSTPTPTPASFGKCPRDALKLGVCANVLGLIKAKVGVPPTEPCCPLLEGLVDLEAALCLCTAIKGNILGINLNLPIDLSLILNHCGKSVPTGFKCL encoded by the coding sequence ATGGCAGGCAAGGCCACGATCGTGCTGTTCCTCGCCGTCAACCTGGCGGTGTTCGCCATGGCAAGCGCCTGCGGTGGCAACTGCCCCACCCCATCCACCCCGTCGACGCCGACCCCGACGCCGGCCTCGTTCGGCAAGTGCCCCCGTGACGCGCTCAAGTTGGGCGTGTGCGCCAATGTTCTAGGCCTGATCAAGGCCAAGGTGGGCGTGCCGCCCACGGAGCCATGCTGCCCGCTGCTGGAGGGGCTCGTCGACCTCGAGGCCGCACTCTGTCTCTGCACCGCCATCAAGGGCAACATCCTCGGCATTAACCTCAACCTGCCCATCGACCTCAGTCTCATCCTCAACCACTGCGGCAAGAGCGTGCCCACCGGCTTCAAGTGCCTCTAA